The Populus alba chromosome 6, ASM523922v2, whole genome shotgun sequence genome contains a region encoding:
- the LOC140955743 gene encoding uncharacterized protein, producing MLGIEGGTQPGLRDIFVTEQGSRRFVEMFVTEGFVDRIDDILSSEEENVRRINEILGTEGFDKISGFNNIISEAKKFHEACFLFQTLKVLFADYPVPFPVHRISYGILQSKDAAGAFKLIEVELGFMFDVLFTKVMTTVCPRPRIILRFITFLSSVSALVAFSSMTRNSHTYSKSDIIVSYLLLFGATVLEIYSAILMLFSDWGMLWLSDQRKPLADSISRVICSSRLLSFFSKNKKWKASIAQYEPKNSRESPCKHLPKLFRTGNIQSWEVVGGDLKELIFKRVLDMRSRCNFPLSPYKILEEKGDHALRSKDCLSWSVVDKDFHESLLIWHIAVNTCVDQNSIHGNMSRSLSRYMMYLWSDLPFMLPKELGEPKYKQIGQNPGGSALSDGGDKLAESLDLLQSEQKWELISEVLVEMLTYAAIQCGWKEHARALQGGGELLTLVAVLMAHLGLHGQCK from the coding sequence ATGTTGGGCATAGAAGGGGGCACGCAACCAGGCCTTCGTGATATTTTTGTCACAGAACAGGGCTCGAGGCGCTTTGTTGAAATGTTTGTCACAGAAGGGTTCGTGGATCggattgatgatattttgagCAGTGAAGAAGAGAACGTGCGTCgcattaatgaaattttgggCACAGAAGGCTTTGATAAAATTTCGGGCTTTAATAACATAATATCAGAGGCCAAAAAGTTCCATGAAGCTTGTTTCTTATTCCAAACATTGAAGGTACTATTTGCTGATTACCCCGTTCCATTTCCTGTTCATAGGATCAGCTACGGTATCTTGCAGAGCAAGGATGCTGCTGGAGCATTCAAATTGATAGAAGTTGAGTTGGGGTTCATGTTCGATGTACTTTTCACCAAGGTGATGACAACCGTTTGTCCGAGACCACGCATCATTCTCCGCTTCATCACCTTTCTGTCCTCTGTCTCTGCATTAGTAGCATTCTCATCAATGACCAGAAACTCGCATACCTATTCCAAATCTGATATTATTGTATCATACTTGTTGCTGTTCGGAGCTACTGTTCTGGAGATTTACTCGGCCATTTTGATGCTTTTCTCCGATTGGGGTATGCTTTGGCTTAGCGATCAAAGGAAGCCACTGGCGGATTCTATTTCTCGAGTTATTTGTTCTTCTCGGTTGCTATCgttttttagcaaaaacaaaaagtggAAAGCATCTATAGCCCAGTATGAGCCAAAAAATTCTAGAGAGAGCCCATGTAAACACCTCCCAAAACTCTTTAGAACCGGCAACATTCAGAGCTGGGAGGTTGTTGGTGGTGATTTAAAGGAATTGATCTTCAAACGTGTCTTAGATATGCGTTCAAGATGCAATTTCCCATTATCTCCATATAAGATATTGGAAGAGAAAGGTGATCATGCCCTTAGAAGTAAGGATTGCCTTTCATGGTCCGTGGTTGATAAAGACTTTCATGAAAGCCTCCTCATATGGCACATTGCTGTTAATACTTGCGTCGACCAGAATTCAATTCATGGTAACATGAGCAGATCATTATCTCGTTACATGATGTATCTATGGAGTGATTTGCCGTTTATGCTACCCAAAGAGTTGGGCGAACCAAAGTACAAGCAAATCGGTCAAAACCCGGGAGGGTCAGCACTATCTGATGGTGGCGATAAACTTGCCGAGTCATTGGACTTGCTGCAGAGTGAACAGAAATGGGAATTGATAAGTGAAGTTCTGGTGGAGATGCTAACTTATGCTGCGATTCAATGTGGATGGAAAGAGCATGCTCGAGCACTTCAAGGAGGAGGAGAGCTACTCACTTTGGTGGCCGTTCTTATGGCTCATCTTGGCCTCCATGGACAGTGTAAGTAA
- the LOC140955741 gene encoding uncharacterized protein, which produces MNWYNSYEYVIELWNEWELRAMILLSLSLQIFLIVTGHRRKYTAGIWFGMFVWLAYLSADWLATVTLGILARSQGGSESKGTTSNATFIPAFWAPMLLVHLGGPDTITSYSVEDNEMWSRHLLQLLTQLAVALYASFRSWWSKDPLIYVVIPIFVSGVIKYGERVLVLCLASSDQFRDSVNKERVALQGQIERSFQDENFHGMSTEYISRRIDDTLGFNSIVPEAKYLHEAHLLFRTLKLVFADYLVTFRTHTISYHMLKRKNAVEAFKLIEVEVGFMFDLLFTKVMTTVCWRPRIILRFINFLSPVSALIAFSSMTRKSHTYSKIDIIISYLLLFGAVVLEIYSAILMFFSDWAMLWLSKQREPPAVSFYRGICSSRLLSFFSNNERWKASMAQNRLTDYPKTSSKRIPKLFSTGNIQNWEVVVDDLKELIFKRLLDMRSRCNFPGDKNDILEERGEHALRSKRCDKTLQLYVLQRNFHSSLLIWHIAVNNCFEQDSSDSIHRNISRSLSRYMMYLWKDLPLMLPKALGEPLYNQSFRVRYDAEELSKLLELQKEKEGWSVDEKWELISEVLVEMLTYVASQCKWKEHARALKGGGELLTLVAILMAHLGLHGQCIYN; this is translated from the coding sequence ATGAATTGGTATAATTCTTATGAATATGTTATCGAATTGTGGAACGAATGGGAGCTTCGCGCAATGATTTTGCTAAGTCTCTCGCTGCAAATTTTCCTCATTGTCACTGGTCATCGACGAAAGTATACAGCCGGAATCTGGTTCGGGATGTTTGTTTGGCTAGCATATTTGTCAGCAGATTGGTTGGCAACAGTTACATTGGGTATTCTTGCTCGTAGCCAGGGGGGTTCAGAATCCAAAGGTACAACTTCAAATGCAACATTCATCCCGGCATTTTGGGCACCGATGCTCCTTGTACACCTTGGTGGTCCTGACACTATAACTTCCTATTCAGTAGAGGACAACGAAATGTGGTCAAGGCACTTGCTACAACTATTAACCCAACTTGCGGTGGCCCTTTATGCATCGTTTAGGTCATGGTGGAGCAAGGATCCGCTCATATATGTTGTCATTCCCATCTTTGTTTCTGGAGTTATCAAATATGGAGAGAGGGTTTTGGTCCTCTGTTTAGCAAGCTCCGACCAGTTTAGGGACTCTGTAAACAAAGAAAGAGTGGCTCTACAAGGGCAAATAGAAAGGTCATTTCAAGACGAAAACTTCCATGGCATGAGCACAGAATATATATCAAGGAGGATTGATGACACTTTGGGCTTTAATAGCATAGTACCTGAGGCCAAATATCTCCATGAAGCTCACTTGCTGTTCCGAACTTTGAAGTTAGTATTTGCGGATTACCTTGTTACATTTCGTACTCATACGATCAGCTATCATATGTTGAAGAGAAAGAATGCCGTTGAGGCATTCAAATTGATAGAAGTTGAGGTGGGGTTCATGTTTGATTTACTTTTCACCAAGGTGATGACAACAGTTTGTTGGAGACCACGCATCATTCTCCGCTTCATCAACTTTCTGTCCCCTGTTTCTGCATTAATAGCATTCTCATCAATGACCAGAAAGTCCCATACCTATtccaaaattgatattattatatcatactTATTGCTGTTTGGAGCTGTTGTTCTAGAGATTTACTCggccattttgatgtttttctctGATTGGGCTATGCTTTGGCTTAGCAAGCAAAGGGAGCCACCGGCGGTTTCCTTTTATCGAGGTATTTGTTCTTCACGGTTGCTATCGTTTTTTAGCAATAACGAAAGGTGGAAAGCATCTATGGCCCAAAATAGGCTAACAGATTATCCAAAGACATCAAGCAAACGCATCCCAAAACTCTTTAGCACTGGTAACATTCAGAACTGGGaggttgttgttgatgatttaaAGGAATTGATCTTTAAACGTCTCTTAGATATGCGTTCAAGATGCAATTTCCCAGGTGATAAAAATGACATACTGGAAGAGAGAGGTGAGCATGCACTCAGAAGTAAGAGATGCGATAAAACATTGCAACTGTATGTGCTACAAAGAAACTTTCATAGTAGCTTGCTAATATGGCACATTGCTGTTAATAATTGTTTCGAACAGGATTCTTCGGATTCAATTCATCGTAACATCAGCAGATCTTTATCTCGTTACATGATGTATCTATGGAAGGACTTGCCGTTGATGCTACCTAAAGCGTTGGGTGAACCATTGTACAATCAATCCTTTCGCGTGCGGTATGATGCTGAGGAGCTCAGCAAATTATTGGAGTTGCAGAAGGAAAAGGAGGGTTGGTCAGTTGATGAGAAATGGGAATTGATAAGTGAAGTGTTGGTAgagatgctaacttatgttgcGAGTCAATGTAAATGGAAAGAGCATGCTCGAGCACTTAAAGGAGGAGGAGAGCTACTCACTTTGGTGGCCATTCTTATGGCTCATCTTGGTCTCCATGGGCAGTGTATCTATAACTAA